From Camelus ferus isolate YT-003-E chromosome 15, BCGSAC_Cfer_1.0, whole genome shotgun sequence, the proteins below share one genomic window:
- the LOC116668830 gene encoding formin-like protein 5, whose translation MTLPEQSDRTQLRATLPPAGAQDLGEDTSSSPQRRDHLGWVDSSPSPTLDPGMSASPPPLPHSGAGKAPTAPTCPPPPGRSAQRGKVSRPAPPPPPPSRPPPPPGAPASRSAWPGRDRRTEPPARAEEGTAQEEGRGSGGRGGSSSSNEGVRGTPRPPRAAARARPGTPPPGRARTCGPAEPRRPRRRRPLRRAPGYARGEFRGGGGDGAGGPRAGGGRARPGRRAFAPAVPPLPRGQSSRDRPPSSGWPPPTSGGSAAPAGAAGRAGWGTRTSQPRPSAEPASVSPLPATPYGPSGLGPPRRPREP comes from the exons CAGTCTGACAGGACTCAGCTGAGGGCCACTCTCCCACCTGCTGGGGCCCAGGATCTGGGGGAGGACACCAGCAGCAGTCCCCAGAGAAGGGATCATCTTGGCTGGGTGGATTCTTCACCCTCACCCACCCTGGACCCAGGCATGAG CGCCtccccgccgcccctcccccactccgGAGCCGGAAAGGCACCGACTGCACCGACCTGCCCGCCGCCTCCGGGGCGGAGCGCACAAAGGGGCAAAGTTTCccggcccgcgccgccgccgccaccaccgtcgcggccgccgccgccgcctggggCGCCCGCCTCCCGGAGCGCCTGGCCCGGCCGAGATCGGCGCACGGAGCCCCCCGCCCGGGCCGAGGAGGGGACGgcgcaggaggaaggaagaggcagcggcggccgcggcggcagcagcagcagcaatgaaGGCGTCCGCGGGActccccgccccccgcgcgcCGCGGCACGTGCTCGCCCGGGGACTCCCCCGCCCGGGAGGGCGCGCACGTGCGGCCCCGCCgagccccgccggccccgccgccgccgccccctccgCCGGGCTCCCGGCTACGCGAGGGGGGAGTTccgtggagggggaggggacggcGCGGGCGGCCCTCGagcgggtgggggcagggcccgGCCCGGCCGCCGCGCCTTTGCACCTGCagtacctcccctcccccgcgGCCAGTCCTCCCGGGACCGGCCGCCCTCCTCCGGCTGGCCGCCCCCCACCTCCGGCGGCTCTGCAGCCCCGGCGGGCGCGGCGGGCCGCGCGGGGTGGGGCACGCGGACCTCCCAGCCTAGGCCCTCGGCGGAGCCAGCCTCGGTGTCCCCACTTCCTGCCACTCCCTACGGGCCAAGCGGTCTGGGACCGCCCCGGCGCCCCCGGGAGCCCTGA